A genomic segment from Dietzia psychralcaliphila encodes:
- a CDS encoding DNA-formamidopyrimidine glycosylase family protein encodes MPEGDSVHRAAARVHQALGGRTLDRTELRVPRFAAVDLRGRTVVAARSRGKHLFVVVGPDAEGRDPVTLHIHLKMEGRIHVHRAGERWRFPAHTVRMVLRAGDVEVVGTELGLLRALGPTEADRAVDHLGPDLLGQDWDADASVAEVVRRIGERPSRTIGEALLDQRNLAGIGTVYRAELCFLRGLDPREPVGAVPDLRAVVVLARRLLVANAERTVRVTTGDTRRGRELWVYGRDGKPCRRCGTEVETFRLGGLADPDEPSDSLDRIAYRCPSCQPARATLGPSPTEENL; translated from the coding sequence GTGCCGGAAGGCGATTCCGTCCACAGGGCGGCCGCACGGGTCCACCAGGCGCTGGGCGGGCGGACCCTGGACAGGACCGAACTCCGGGTCCCCAGGTTCGCGGCCGTCGATCTGCGCGGCAGGACAGTGGTGGCTGCCCGGTCTCGGGGAAAGCACCTCTTCGTCGTAGTCGGCCCTGACGCGGAGGGGCGAGACCCCGTCACCCTGCACATCCACCTGAAGATGGAGGGCCGCATCCACGTCCACCGCGCGGGGGAGCGGTGGCGGTTCCCCGCGCACACCGTCCGGATGGTCCTGCGCGCCGGCGACGTGGAGGTGGTGGGCACCGAGCTGGGGCTGCTGCGCGCGCTGGGGCCGACCGAGGCCGACCGGGCGGTCGACCACCTCGGTCCCGACCTGTTGGGTCAGGACTGGGACGCGGACGCCAGCGTCGCGGAGGTGGTGCGGCGGATCGGGGAGCGGCCGTCCCGGACGATCGGGGAGGCCTTGTTGGACCAACGCAATCTCGCGGGCATCGGCACCGTGTACCGCGCCGAACTGTGCTTTCTGCGGGGCCTCGACCCGCGCGAGCCGGTCGGGGCGGTGCCGGATCTGCGCGCCGTGGTCGTGCTGGCCCGTCGGCTGCTGGTCGCCAACGCCGAACGCACGGTCCGCGTGACCACCGGTGATACCCGACGGGGGCGAGAGTTGTGGGTCTACGGGAGGGACGGCAAGCCGTGCCGCAGGTGCGGGACCGAGGTGGAGACGTTCCGGCTGGGTGGTCTCGCCGACCCGGACGAGCCGAGCGATTCGCTCGATCGCATCGCCTACCGCTGCCCGTCG
- a CDS encoding cation diffusion facilitator family transporter, with product MRINAYIRGVGMGAGHAHGGHTHGPAHARPAGHAGARYRVRLACAFVLTAMFFVVELIAGLISGSLALLSDAGHMAADVVALGAALLATMVASRPDHSGRRTFGHYRVEIFASGLAVLIMLGMGVYVLVEAISRFGSDAPVATGTMLLVGALGLVVNVISLLLLRSGSSESLAVRGAYLEVVADAAGSVGVIAAALLIRATDSTVWDLVVAVAIAVFIVVRAVMLGRQVVTVLAQHAPAGVDPAEVESKLASLTGVEEVHDLHLWTLTSGMDVGTVHLVVGPGATHSDILDEARRVLREGHGIEHATVQIETADHAGCHELGW from the coding sequence ATGCGCATCAATGCATATATAAGGGGGGTTGGAATGGGTGCAGGACACGCTCACGGGGGTCACACGCACGGCCCCGCCCACGCCCGACCGGCCGGTCACGCCGGAGCGCGTTACCGGGTCAGGCTGGCGTGCGCGTTTGTCCTGACCGCGATGTTCTTCGTGGTCGAGCTGATCGCGGGCCTCATCTCCGGTTCACTCGCACTGCTCTCCGACGCGGGCCACATGGCGGCCGACGTGGTGGCGCTGGGTGCGGCGCTGCTGGCGACGATGGTCGCGTCGCGACCGGACCACTCCGGCCGACGCACGTTCGGCCACTACCGCGTCGAGATCTTCGCCTCCGGCCTGGCGGTGCTCATCATGCTCGGCATGGGCGTGTACGTCCTGGTCGAGGCGATCAGCCGGTTCGGGTCAGATGCCCCCGTCGCCACCGGCACCATGCTGCTCGTCGGCGCGCTCGGTCTGGTCGTCAACGTCATCTCACTGCTCCTGCTGCGCAGCGGGTCCTCTGAGAGTCTCGCAGTCCGGGGGGCGTACCTCGAGGTCGTCGCCGACGCGGCCGGTTCGGTCGGGGTGATCGCGGCCGCGCTGCTCATCCGGGCCACTGACTCGACTGTGTGGGACCTCGTGGTGGCAGTGGCGATCGCCGTGTTCATCGTCGTCCGCGCGGTGATGCTCGGCAGGCAGGTCGTCACGGTGCTCGCCCAGCACGCGCCCGCCGGGGTCGACCCCGCAGAGGTGGAGTCCAAACTCGCATCGTTGACCGGCGTCGAGGAGGTGCACGACCTGCACCTGTGGACCCTGACCTCAGGGATGGACGTGGGCACCGTCCACCTCGTGGTCGGCCCCGGGGCGACCCATTCCGACATCCTCGACGAGGCCCGACGTGTCCTGCGCGAGGGCCACGGCATCGAGCACGCGACCGTGCAGATCGAGACCGCCGACCACGCGGGTTGCCACGAACTCGGTTGGTGA
- a CDS encoding ATP-dependent helicase, translated as MSDALERFHPATASWFRGAFDRPTPAQEGAWGSLASGAHTLVVAPTGSGKTLSAFLASIDRLMLGGGGGGGGGGDGAGEPSPGTRVLYISPLKALAVDVERNLRAPLAGIAREAAALGVGTADVTVGIRTGDTPTDERRRQRSRPPHVLVTTPESLFLLLTSAARESLATVDTVIIDEIHAVAASKRGAHLALSLERLDDLLDTPAQRVGLSATVRPHSEVARFLAGERPVTVVAPGSDKRFELTVRVPVEDMADLSSAGSDVTAPPGTPGEGSIWPHVERQVVDLITAHRSTIVFVNSRRLAERLTARLNEIYAEDTDPGSLPPAPARPPAQIMVPSEVSRGAPAELAMAHHGSVSKERRALIEDALKSGRLRAVVATSSLELGIDMGAVDLVVQVESPPSVASGLQRVGRAGHQVGEVSRAAVFPKHRADLLHSAVTVERMIDGAIESMAVITNPLDVLAQQTVAACALEPIDVEDWFAAVRRTAPFVGLPRSAFEATLDMLAGKYPSADFAELRPRLVWDRDAGTLTGRPGAQRLAVTSGGTIPDRGLFGVFMVGEKATRVGELDEEMVYESRVGDVFALGASSWRVEEITHDRVLVTPAPGGTGRLPFWLGDDQGRPAELGRALGGFLREVGHGSDDEVGPRLAAAGLDVNAVVNLRRYLAEQREATGHLPSDTTLVVERFRDEVGDWRVVLHSPFGARVHWPWAEAVRARLAAAHGFDAVPVVSDDGIILRVPDTIDDGEVGARPGAETFALSAEEAVDLVTTHVGGSALFASRFRECSARALLFPRLDPGRRAPLWQQRQKSAQLLDVARRYPDFPMILEAVRECLQDVYDVPALERLLGEIESRTVRIVEVDTPRASPFAQSLLFDYVGAFLYEGDSPLAEKRAAALAIDPSLLGQLLGRVELRELLDVEVLDSIERRLQHLEPERAARDAEAVADLLRLLGPLTVEEVAERSTEPEAVPDWLATLAQSFRVVTVEHAGRTWWAGVEDVPRLRDGLGVPPPPGVSSAFLGDVDDPLGELIRRYARTHGPFTVDALAGRFGLGVAVARGVLARLTSAGTLLAGEFRPGASGPEWCDAEVLRHIRRRSLAALRSQIEPVSHTALARFLPAWQNLGSGSGSGAESGVDGVLAVIEQLDGLALPASALEPLVLAPRVRDYSPAMLDELLAGGEVIWSGRGRAGSRDGWISLHPAETAGATLPLDRPQPEGPVHLAVVDSLRGGALFFRDVVARVKEAAGGETPAGTEAVVAEVVVTEAAVRDALWDLVWDGVVTNDTLAPLRAVLAGGGSSGSGTAHRSPRSSARPRRARLGRSSMAQLNGAMAAGTRTPPVLAGRWSLVPEPVTDATLRAHAWAETLLLRHGVVTRGAVESEEIPGGFAAVYKVLAQMEDSGRCRRGYFVDGLGAAQFAAGNTIDRLRAYDDTADDAHWPSGTDEPVVRVLAATDPANPYGAALPWPPAAEAGTGHRPGRKAGALVVLVDGLCVLFVERGGRTVLVLDDRPEAVPLAASALAAVVRSGGVGPLTVTTIAGEPVHTSPVAAAFETAGFGATPKGLRIRR; from the coding sequence ATGTCCGACGCACTGGAGCGGTTCCACCCGGCCACAGCCTCGTGGTTCCGTGGGGCATTCGACCGGCCCACCCCCGCGCAGGAGGGGGCGTGGGGGTCCCTCGCGAGCGGCGCCCACACCCTGGTCGTCGCCCCCACCGGTTCGGGAAAGACCCTGTCGGCGTTCCTCGCCTCGATCGACCGGCTGATGCTGGGCGGCGGTGGCGGTGGCGGTGGCGGTGGCGACGGCGCGGGCGAGCCCTCGCCCGGCACCCGCGTCCTCTACATCTCACCCCTCAAGGCGCTGGCCGTGGACGTCGAGCGCAACCTCCGGGCGCCGCTCGCCGGGATCGCGCGGGAGGCCGCGGCCCTCGGGGTGGGGACCGCGGACGTGACCGTGGGGATCCGCACCGGCGACACCCCGACGGACGAGCGCCGCCGCCAGCGCTCCAGGCCACCACACGTGCTGGTCACCACGCCCGAGTCGCTCTTCCTGCTGCTCACCTCCGCCGCGCGAGAGTCACTGGCCACGGTCGACACGGTGATCATCGACGAGATCCACGCGGTGGCCGCCAGCAAGCGCGGCGCTCATCTCGCCCTGAGCCTCGAGCGTCTGGACGACCTGCTGGACACCCCCGCCCAGCGGGTGGGTCTGTCCGCCACCGTCCGGCCGCATTCGGAGGTGGCCCGCTTCCTCGCCGGCGAGCGACCGGTCACCGTGGTGGCGCCCGGATCCGACAAACGCTTCGAGCTCACGGTCCGGGTTCCCGTGGAGGACATGGCGGACCTGTCCTCGGCCGGCTCGGACGTCACGGCGCCGCCCGGCACTCCGGGTGAGGGGTCCATCTGGCCGCACGTCGAGCGGCAGGTGGTGGACCTGATCACGGCGCACCGCTCCACGATCGTCTTCGTCAACTCCCGGCGCCTGGCCGAGCGGCTGACCGCGCGGCTCAACGAGATCTACGCGGAGGACACCGATCCGGGGTCTCTGCCTCCCGCGCCGGCCCGCCCACCCGCGCAGATCATGGTGCCGTCCGAGGTCTCGCGCGGCGCCCCGGCGGAGCTGGCGATGGCCCACCACGGGTCTGTGTCCAAGGAGCGACGGGCGCTCATCGAGGACGCCCTCAAGTCGGGACGCCTGCGCGCGGTGGTGGCCACCTCGTCGCTCGAACTGGGGATCGACATGGGCGCGGTGGACCTGGTGGTGCAGGTCGAGTCGCCCCCGTCGGTGGCCTCGGGGCTCCAGCGTGTCGGCCGTGCCGGACACCAGGTCGGCGAGGTCTCCCGCGCGGCGGTGTTCCCCAAGCACCGCGCCGACCTCCTCCACAGCGCGGTGACCGTGGAGCGGATGATCGACGGCGCGATCGAGTCGATGGCGGTCATCACCAACCCGTTGGACGTCCTCGCGCAGCAGACGGTGGCCGCGTGCGCCCTCGAGCCGATCGACGTGGAGGACTGGTTCGCCGCCGTACGCCGGACCGCCCCGTTCGTCGGTCTGCCGCGGTCGGCGTTCGAGGCGACGCTCGACATGTTGGCGGGCAAGTACCCGTCGGCGGACTTCGCCGAACTCAGGCCGCGGCTCGTGTGGGACCGCGACGCCGGGACCCTGACGGGCCGCCCGGGCGCGCAACGCCTCGCCGTCACCTCGGGCGGCACCATCCCCGACCGCGGCCTGTTCGGCGTGTTCATGGTGGGGGAGAAGGCGACCCGGGTGGGCGAGCTCGACGAGGAGATGGTCTACGAGTCCAGGGTCGGCGACGTGTTCGCCCTCGGTGCGTCGAGTTGGCGGGTCGAGGAGATCACCCACGACCGGGTGCTGGTCACGCCCGCGCCCGGCGGGACGGGACGGCTACCGTTCTGGCTCGGTGACGACCAGGGACGACCCGCCGAACTGGGTCGCGCCCTGGGCGGGTTCCTGCGCGAGGTGGGACACGGGTCCGACGACGAGGTGGGCCCCCGCCTCGCCGCCGCCGGACTCGACGTCAACGCGGTGGTCAACCTGCGTCGCTACCTGGCCGAGCAGCGGGAGGCCACGGGGCACCTCCCCAGCGACACGACCCTGGTGGTGGAGCGGTTCCGCGACGAGGTGGGGGACTGGCGCGTCGTCCTCCACTCGCCGTTCGGCGCCCGCGTGCACTGGCCGTGGGCGGAGGCGGTCCGCGCGCGGCTCGCCGCCGCGCACGGGTTCGACGCGGTCCCGGTGGTGTCCGACGACGGCATCATCCTGCGGGTCCCGGACACGATCGACGACGGCGAGGTGGGCGCCCGCCCGGGAGCCGAGACGTTCGCCCTCAGCGCCGAGGAGGCCGTGGACCTGGTCACCACACACGTGGGCGGATCCGCGCTGTTCGCCTCCAGATTCCGGGAGTGCTCGGCGCGGGCTCTGCTCTTCCCACGGCTGGACCCGGGACGGCGGGCCCCACTGTGGCAGCAGCGGCAGAAGTCGGCGCAGTTGCTCGACGTGGCTCGCCGCTACCCGGATTTCCCCATGATCCTCGAGGCGGTGCGGGAGTGCCTGCAGGACGTGTACGACGTCCCGGCGCTCGAACGGCTGCTGGGCGAGATCGAGTCGCGGACGGTCCGGATCGTGGAAGTGGACACACCGCGTGCGTCGCCGTTCGCCCAGTCCCTGCTCTTCGACTACGTCGGTGCCTTCCTCTACGAGGGCGACTCGCCGCTTGCCGAGAAGCGCGCCGCCGCGCTGGCGATCGACCCCTCCCTGCTCGGTCAACTCCTGGGTCGCGTGGAGCTGCGAGAACTCCTCGACGTCGAGGTGTTGGACTCGATCGAACGTCGGCTCCAGCACCTCGAACCCGAGCGCGCGGCCCGTGACGCCGAGGCCGTGGCCGACCTGCTGCGCCTGCTCGGCCCGCTGACGGTCGAGGAGGTCGCCGAGCGCTCGACGGAGCCGGAGGCAGTACCGGACTGGTTGGCGACACTGGCGCAGTCGTTCCGGGTGGTCACCGTCGAGCACGCCGGCCGGACCTGGTGGGCCGGGGTCGAGGACGTGCCCAGGCTCCGGGACGGGCTGGGGGTGCCGCCGCCGCCCGGAGTCTCCTCGGCCTTCCTCGGCGACGTCGACGACCCACTCGGCGAGCTGATCCGGCGCTACGCCCGCACCCACGGGCCGTTCACAGTGGATGCCCTCGCGGGACGCTTCGGTCTGGGCGTGGCCGTGGCCCGGGGGGTGCTCGCTCGTCTGACCTCGGCCGGGACGCTGCTGGCCGGCGAGTTCCGCCCGGGCGCCTCGGGCCCCGAGTGGTGCGATGCCGAGGTGTTGCGCCACATCCGCCGGCGTTCCCTCGCGGCGCTGCGCAGCCAGATCGAACCGGTCTCGCACACCGCCCTGGCCCGGTTCCTGCCCGCCTGGCAGAACCTGGGCTCCGGCTCCGGATCCGGCGCCGAGTCGGGAGTGGACGGCGTCCTCGCCGTGATCGAACAGCTCGACGGCCTGGCGTTGCCGGCCTCCGCACTCGAACCACTCGTCCTGGCACCCCGAGTGCGTGACTACTCCCCGGCGATGCTCGACGAGTTGCTCGCCGGGGGAGAGGTGATCTGGAGCGGGCGCGGCCGGGCGGGGTCCCGCGACGGCTGGATCTCGCTGCACCCGGCCGAGACCGCCGGCGCGACCCTCCCGCTCGATCGCCCGCAACCGGAGGGGCCTGTCCACCTCGCCGTGGTCGACTCGCTGCGCGGCGGGGCGCTGTTCTTCCGCGACGTGGTCGCGCGGGTGAAGGAGGCGGCCGGAGGCGAGACCCCCGCCGGCACCGAGGCGGTGGTCGCTGAGGTAGTAGTCACCGAGGCCGCCGTCCGCGACGCCCTCTGGGACCTGGTGTGGGACGGCGTGGTCACCAACGACACGCTCGCCCCGTTGCGCGCGGTCCTGGCCGGCGGCGGATCATCGGGCTCGGGCACCGCCCACCGCTCACCGCGATCGTCGGCCCGCCCGCGTCGGGCCCGCCTCGGCCGGTCCTCCATGGCCCAGTTGAACGGGGCGATGGCCGCCGGCACGCGGACGCCGCCCGTGCTGGCCGGGCGCTGGTCGCTGGTGCCGGAACCGGTCACCGACGCGACCCTGCGGGCCCACGCCTGGGCCGAGACACTGCTGCTGCGGCACGGCGTGGTGACCCGGGGCGCGGTCGAGTCGGAGGAGATCCCGGGCGGGTTCGCCGCCGTCTACAAGGTCCTGGCGCAGATGGAGGACTCCGGGCGTTGCCGCCGCGGCTACTTCGTCGACGGTCTCGGCGCCGCCCAGTTCGCCGCCGGCAACACCATCGACCGGCTCCGCGCCTACGACGACACCGCTGACGACGCCCACTGGCCCTCCGGCACCGACGAGCCCGTCGTCCGGGTCCTCGCCGCCACCGACCCGGCCAATCCGTACGGCGCAGCGCTGCCCTGGCCACCAGCCGCAGAGGCCGGAACCGGGCACCGTCCGGGCAGGAAGGCCGGTGCGCTCGTGGTGCTCGTCGACGGGTTGTGCGTTCTGTTCGTCGAACGCGGTGGTCGGACCGTCCTCGTGCTCGACGACCGCCCGGAGGCCGTGCCGCTCGCGGCGTCCGCGCTGGCCGCGGTCGTGCGATCCGGGGGCGTCGGCCCGCTCACCGTCACCACCATTGCCGGCGAACCCGTCCACACCTCGCCCGTCGCCGCTGCCTTCGAGACCGCCGGATTCGGGGCCACTCCCAAGGGGTTGCGCATCCGGCGTTGA
- a CDS encoding inositol monophosphatase family protein, with the protein MRKTVSMHSDSMRDLDDDDLAYYLATGIGDIVKGTRAGGLLRGRSLARVANEVAQNWTDEVLAVHRPDDGTLSEGVSDDLSRLEKSRVWIIDVIDGTKEFSTGRSDWSVHVALVVDGHPTVASVGLPDSGRVFRSDQVDHVDGPHSGTMVISRNNPPPGSRQVADAVGLEVRPMGSAGAKMLSVLLGDADVYLHAGGQDEWDQAAPVGVALAAGLHASRLDGSPIVFNKPDTHSPDVLICRPEFTEKILAAQAAQATRT; encoded by the coding sequence ATGCGCAAGACTGTGAGCATGCACAGCGACAGCATGCGCGACCTCGACGACGACGACCTGGCCTACTACCTCGCCACCGGGATCGGCGACATCGTCAAGGGCACGCGCGCCGGGGGGCTGCTCCGCGGACGCTCGCTCGCCCGTGTGGCCAACGAGGTCGCGCAGAACTGGACCGACGAGGTGCTGGCCGTGCACCGTCCGGACGACGGCACCCTCTCCGAGGGGGTCTCCGACGATCTCAGTCGGCTCGAGAAGTCCCGCGTGTGGATCATCGACGTCATCGACGGCACCAAGGAGTTCTCCACGGGCCGCTCGGACTGGTCGGTCCACGTGGCGCTCGTCGTCGACGGCCACCCCACCGTCGCCTCCGTCGGGCTCCCCGACTCGGGACGCGTCTTCCGTTCGGACCAGGTCGACCACGTGGACGGCCCCCATTCGGGGACCATGGTCATCAGCCGCAACAACCCGCCGCCCGGGTCGCGACAGGTGGCGGACGCCGTGGGTCTGGAGGTACGGCCCATGGGCTCTGCCGGCGCCAAGATGCTCTCGGTCCTGCTCGGCGACGCGGACGTCTACCTCCACGCCGGGGGGCAGGACGAGTGGGACCAGGCCGCGCCGGTGGGCGTCGCCCTGGCCGCGGGGTTGCACGCCTCCCGCCTCGACGGCTCACCGATCGTGTTCAACAAGCCCGACACCCACTCCCCGGACGTCCTGATCTGCCGCCCCGAGTTCACCGAGAAGATCCTGGCCGCGCAGGCCGCACAGGCGACTCGAACGTAG
- a CDS encoding thymidylate synthase, producing MTVPTPYEDLLRLVLEQGTPKSDRTGTGTQSLFGHQLRYDLAAGFPLITTKRVHFKSVAYELLWFLRGDSNVGWLRENGVSIWDEWADERGELGPVYGVQWRSWPTPDGRHVDQIANAVDLLRTDPDSRRNIVSAWNVGELTDMALPPCHLLFQFYVADGKLSCQLYQRSADLFLGVPFNIASYSLLTHMVAQQVGLEVGEFVWTGGDCHIYDNHVEQVRTQLSREAYPYPELRLRRADSVFDYRFEDFDVVGYEHHPGIKAPVAV from the coding sequence ATGACCGTCCCCACCCCGTACGAGGACCTCCTCCGACTCGTCCTGGAACAGGGCACCCCCAAGTCCGACCGCACGGGAACGGGCACGCAGAGCCTGTTCGGCCACCAGCTGCGCTATGACCTGGCGGCGGGATTCCCGCTGATCACCACCAAGCGCGTCCACTTCAAGTCGGTGGCCTACGAACTGCTGTGGTTCCTGCGCGGCGACTCCAACGTGGGCTGGTTGCGCGAGAACGGCGTGAGCATCTGGGACGAGTGGGCTGACGAGCGCGGCGAGCTCGGACCCGTCTACGGCGTGCAGTGGCGGTCCTGGCCCACCCCCGACGGCCGGCACGTGGACCAGATCGCGAACGCCGTGGACCTGCTGCGCACCGACCCCGATTCGCGGCGCAACATCGTCTCGGCGTGGAACGTGGGCGAGTTGACGGACATGGCCCTGCCGCCCTGCCACCTGCTGTTCCAGTTCTACGTGGCCGACGGCAAGCTGAGCTGCCAGCTCTACCAGCGCAGCGCCGACCTCTTCCTGGGGGTGCCGTTCAACATCGCCTCCTACTCGCTGCTCACCCACATGGTGGCGCAGCAGGTCGGGCTGGAGGTGGGTGAGTTCGTCTGGACCGGCGGCGACTGCCATATCTACGACAACCACGTCGAGCAGGTCCGGACGCAGCTCTCCCGCGAGGCCTATCCCTACCCCGAGCTGCGCCTGCGCCGCGCGGACTCGGTCTTCGACTACCGCTTCGAGGACTTCGACGTGGTCGGATACGAGCATCACCCGGGCATCAAGGCCCCGGTCGCGGTCTGA
- a CDS encoding dihydrofolate reductase: MPVRMVWAQARGGVIGDGRDMPWHIPEDLAYFKQATTGRPVVMGRATWDSIPARFRPLPGRRNIVCTRDAGWSAEGAERAASVEGALESAGPDAAVMGGGQIYAAALGAADECLVTEIDADAPGTVLAPGLDEAWERVEVGEWITDPRSRVDGYDDEVRHRHTVWRRRRTS, from the coding sequence GTGCCGGTCCGGATGGTGTGGGCGCAGGCCCGCGGCGGGGTGATCGGCGACGGTCGTGACATGCCCTGGCACATCCCCGAGGACCTGGCGTACTTCAAGCAGGCCACCACCGGGCGCCCCGTCGTGATGGGCCGGGCCACCTGGGACTCGATCCCCGCCCGCTTCCGGCCCCTGCCCGGTCGCCGCAACATCGTGTGCACCCGGGACGCAGGGTGGTCGGCCGAGGGCGCCGAGCGTGCGGCGTCGGTGGAGGGCGCGCTGGAGTCGGCCGGTCCGGACGCCGCGGTGATGGGCGGCGGGCAGATCTACGCCGCCGCGCTCGGCGCCGCGGACGAGTGTCTGGTCACCGAGATCGATGCGGACGCCCCCGGGACCGTCCTGGCGCCGGGGTTGGACGAGGCGTGGGAGCGGGTCGAGGTGGGCGAGTGGATCACCGATCCACGGAGCCGCGTCGACGGGTACGACGACGAGGTGCGGCACCGGCACACCGTGTGGCGACGCCGGCGAACCTCCTAG
- a CDS encoding DUF1707 SHOCT-like domain-containing protein: MTQEPNTDPRALAQQRLEAMVGRGELSLAEFSDRAAKIWSATCPAELEVALSGLPIGLASAPRPTSAQPPAIRSTGAITVDESQKKTSVFDTLKREGRWSLPDDYRLTSWMGEIYLDAREAVVDRPRTHLQLDLWGANAKILLPPGVSVAVTGNRTWSELKIDEGRYDVRGGPHLDIEINGFMAGVKIKILAAGEKIPKTWKWF; this comes from the coding sequence ATGACCCAGGAGCCGAACACCGACCCGCGGGCCCTCGCCCAGCAGAGACTGGAGGCGATGGTCGGACGGGGCGAGCTGTCCCTCGCCGAGTTCTCGGACCGGGCCGCGAAGATCTGGTCCGCGACCTGCCCCGCAGAACTCGAGGTGGCCCTGAGCGGGTTGCCGATCGGGCTCGCCTCGGCGCCTCGCCCGACCTCGGCACAGCCGCCGGCCATCCGGTCGACCGGGGCGATCACCGTCGACGAGAGCCAGAAGAAGACCTCGGTCTTCGACACGCTCAAGCGGGAGGGTCGCTGGTCCCTGCCGGACGACTACCGGCTGACGTCCTGGATGGGCGAGATCTACCTGGATGCCCGCGAGGCCGTGGTCGATCGCCCGCGCACCCACCTCCAGCTGGACCTCTGGGGCGCCAACGCCAAGATCCTGCTCCCGCCGGGGGTCTCCGTGGCGGTGACCGGCAACCGGACGTGGTCCGAGCTCAAGATCGACGAGGGACGCTACGACGTCCGCGGCGGCCCGCACCTGGACATCGAGATCAACGGGTTCATGGCCGGCGTCAAGATCAAGATCCTGGCCGCGGGGGAGAAGATCCCCAAGACCTGGAAGTGGTTCTAG
- a CDS encoding DUF302 domain-containing protein, giving the protein MDVGIGTYTAMEFDEAVEATRQALADRGFGILHEIDLTATLKTKIDKDIERVLILGACNPGFAGDAFDVSKEVALLLPCNVVVRESSGGCVIEAQNPALLAQVISGGLQDMADELSAQMRSMMKDLTR; this is encoded by the coding sequence ATGGACGTCGGAATCGGTACGTATACGGCGATGGAATTCGATGAAGCAGTGGAGGCGACCCGCCAGGCGCTCGCCGACCGGGGTTTCGGGATCCTCCACGAGATCGATCTCACCGCGACGCTCAAGACGAAGATCGACAAGGACATCGAGCGCGTCCTGATCCTGGGGGCCTGCAATCCCGGGTTCGCCGGTGATGCGTTCGACGTGAGCAAGGAGGTCGCGCTGCTGCTGCCCTGCAACGTGGTGGTCCGCGAGTCGTCCGGGGGCTGCGTCATCGAGGCGCAGAACCCCGCGCTGCTGGCGCAGGTCATATCGGGCGGTCTCCAGGACATGGCCGACGAGTTGTCCGCACAGATGCGGTCGATGATGAAGGATCTCACCCGCTGA
- a CDS encoding metal-sensitive transcriptional regulator, translating into MADDEARTQVLNRLRRARGQLNAVIDMVEQERPCKEVVTQLAAVSKALDRAGFKIISTNIQECLASDGETGEDGITVAELEKLFLSLA; encoded by the coding sequence ATGGCTGACGACGAGGCGAGGACGCAGGTTCTCAACCGACTGCGCCGTGCGCGAGGACAACTCAACGCGGTGATCGACATGGTCGAGCAGGAGCGCCCGTGCAAGGAGGTCGTCACGCAGTTGGCGGCGGTCTCCAAGGCACTGGACCGGGCCGGCTTCAAGATCATCAGCACCAACATCCAGGAGTGCCTGGCCAGTGACGGCGAGACCGGCGAGGACGGCATCACTGTCGCGGAGTTGGAGAAGCTCTTCCTCTCGCTCGCCTGA